A part of Paroedura picta isolate Pp20150507F chromosome 7, Ppicta_v3.0, whole genome shotgun sequence genomic DNA contains:
- the HTR1A gene encoding 5-hydroxytryptamine receptor 1A → MELAANGTTEGAAGNASQPAPASLGYQLGTSVVLGALILFAVLGNACVIAAIALERALQTVANYLIGSLAVTDLMVSVLVLPMAALYQVLGKWTLGQVTCDIFISLDVLCCTSSILHLCAIALDRYWAITDPIDYVNKRTPRRAAALISLTWLIGFLVSIPPMLGWRTPEDRSDPNACTISKDPGYTIYSTFGAFYLPLLLMLVLYGRIFKAARFRIRKTVKKADKKQPPAQREAPTCLALALTPAGPPPQRSNGGLPPTAKTWRSAVEPQAGGSACLNGAARLGEDGPGAPPGLQVLEASPSNCPKGHLPLPDHPAAPAAATPGPERRHEPKSAEAKRKMALARERKTVKTLGIIMGTFILCWLPFFIVALVLPLCASCHMPEALGAVINWLGYSNSLLNPVIYAYFNKEFQSAFKKIVKCKFCRQ, encoded by the coding sequence ATGGAGCTGGCCGCCAACGGCACGACGGAGGGCGCCGCCGGCAACGCCAGCCAGCCGGCGCCGGCCAGCCTGGGCTACCAGCTGGGCACGTCGGTGGTGCTGGGCGCGCTGATCCTCTTCGCCGTGCTGGGCAACGCGTGCGTGATCGCGGCCATCGCCCTGGAGCGCGCCCTGCAGACGGTGGCCAACTACCTGATCGGCTCGCTGGCCGTCACCGACCTGATGGTGTCGGTGCTGGTGCTGCCCATGGCCGCCCTGTACCAGGTGCTGGGCAAGTGGACGCTGGGCCAGGTGACCTGCGACATCTTCATCTCCCTCGACGTGCTCTGCTGCACCTCGTCCATCCTGCACCTGTGCGCCATCGCCCTGGACCGCTACTGGGCCATCACCGACCCCATCGACTACGTCAACAAGCGCACGCCCCGGCGGGCCGCCGCCCTCATCAGTCTCACCTGGCTGATCGGCTTCCTGGTCTCCATCCCGCCCATGCTGGGCTGGCGCACCCCCGAGGACCGCTCCGACCCCAACGCCTGCACCATCAGCAAGGACCCCGGCTACACCATCTACTCCACCTTCGGCGCCTTCTACCTGCCGCTCCTGCTCATGCTGGTCCTCTACGGGCGCATCTTCAAGGCGGCCCGCTTCCGCATCCGCAAGACCGTCAAGAAAGCCGACAAGAAGCAGCCGCCGGCCCAGCGGGAGGCGCCCAcctgcctggccctggccctcacGCCGGCCGGCCCGCCGCCCCAGCGCAGCAACGGAGGCCTGCCCCCGACGGCCAAGACTTGGAGGAGCGCCGTGGAGCCCCAGGCCGGGGGCAGCGCCTGCCTCAACGGGGCGGCCCGCCTGGGCGAAGACGGCCCGGGGGCGCCGCCCGGCCTACAGGTGCTGGAGGCGAGCCCGTCCAACTGCCCCAAGGGCCACCTGCCCCTGCCCGACCACCCCGCCGCTCCCGCCGCCGCCACGCCGGGCCCCGAGCGCCGCCACGAGCCCAAGAGCGCCGAGGCCAAGCGGAAGATGGCCCTGGCCCGCGAGAGGAAGACGGTCAAGACGCTGGGCATCATCATGGGCACCTTCATCCTCTGCTGGCTGCCCTTCTTCATCGTGGCGCTGGTCCTGCCCCTCTGCGCCTCCTGCCACATGCCCGAGGCGCTGGGCGCCGTCATAAACTGGCTGGGCTACTCCAACTCCCTGCTGAACCCCGTCATCTACGCCTACTTCAACAAGGAGTTCCAGAGCGCCTTCAAGAAGATCGTCAAGTGCAAGTTCTGCCGGCAGTga